A window of the Phaseolus vulgaris cultivar G19833 chromosome 5, P. vulgaris v2.0, whole genome shotgun sequence genome harbors these coding sequences:
- the LOC137834625 gene encoding vacuolar protein sorting-associated protein 9A-like, protein MNTDTLADSRSKTSFTDFLNRMHHPASLDLVRSIKSFIVSFSFYQPKPENDGKRVQDFFLSMEAAMRDHPLWTTASEEDIDCAMEGLEKYIMIKLFSRTFSATPEDAKIDNEISEKICLLQTFLKPEHLDIPPILQNEASWLLAEKELLKINAFKAPHEKLLSILNCCRVINKVLLNVAVSEHVPAGADDFLPVLIYVTIKANPQKLHSNLKFIKLFRRQAKLISEAEYYFTNLVSAAAFIVDLNAKSLSMDEIKFEESMQAAKLINKVTNESSSTCQMSQQENNKCSCSEKMHHKLDDTGVFKDVEHGSNYPYMEAKSKELTVGDVDMLLSDYKDLVAKYTILCKAISCLSTSEREPLLRQIEKQSAETLLSQHPGINTPTTHQDN, encoded by the exons ATGAACACCGATACTCTCGCAGACTCAAGATCAAAAACCTCTTTCACTGATTTTCTCAATCGCATGCATCACCCTGCTTCCCTTGACCTCGTTCGATCCATCAAGAG CTTTATAGTATCGTTTTCGTTTTACCAACCGAAACCTGAGAACGATGGGAAAAGAGTTCAAGATTTTTTTCTGTCAATGGAAGCTGCAATGAGAGATCATCCACTGTGGACAACTGCCTCTGAAGAAGACATTGATTGTGCCATGGAG ggtttagaaaaatatataatgattaaattgtTCTCTCGAACATTTTCTGCTACTCCTGAGGATGCAAAGATTGACAATGAAATCTCTGAGAAAATATGCCTGCTCCAAACCTTTCTGAAGCCTGAACATTTGGATATACCGCCAATTCTTCAAAATGAAGCCTCATGGCTG CTTGCAGAGAAAGAATTGCTGAAAATCAATGCCTTCAAAGCTCCCCATGAGAAACTCCTGAGCATTTTGAATTGTTGCCGGGTCATTAACAAGGTGCTGCTAAATGTTGCAGTGTCTGAGCATGTTCCAGCTGGGGCAGATGACTTTCTTCCTGTGCTCATATATGTTACGATCAAG GCAAATCCTCAAAAGTTGCATTCTAACCTCAAATTCATCAAGTTGTTCAGAAGGCAAGCAAAACTCATCTCAGAAGCtgaatattattttacaaatctTGTGTCAGCAGCGGCATTTATAGTTGACTTAAATGCCAAATCACTTTCAATGGACGAAATCAAATTTGAGGAGAGCATGCAAGCAGCCAAGTTGATCAATAAAGTCACAAATGAATCGTCCTCTACATGTCAAATGAGCCAGCAAGAGAACAACAAGTGCAGTTGCTCAGAGAAAATGCACCACAAACTTGATGACACTGGAG TGTTTAAAGATGTAGAACATGGATCAAATTATCCTTACATGGAAGCAAAGAGCAAAGAGCTAACAGTCGGAGATGTGGACATGCTATTAAGTGACTACAAGGATTTAGTTGCTAAGTACACAATTCTATGCAAAGCTATCAGTTGCCTTTCAACATCAGAGAGAGAACCCCTCCTTCGTCAGATAGAGAAACAAAGTGCAGAAACTCTGCTTTCACAGCATCCAGGGATCAACACACCCACCACCCACCAAGATAATTAA